From Lolium perenne isolate Kyuss_39 chromosome 5, Kyuss_2.0, whole genome shotgun sequence, a single genomic window includes:
- the LOC127298700 gene encoding flavonoid O-methyltransferase-like protein Os11g0303600: MAENHQSSVPVATSYNDEVLQAHAELWNLTYGYLKSMALECAVKLGIPNAINRCGGAATLPDLLAALPVPEGRKPYLPRLMRFLAASGIFTADAPATTGECANGGATATYRLTPLSRLLVDDGTGAGATDLSPFVLSQTNRYHVAAALHLPEWFKSDDAAEMPFRMANGADPWTVFSRDPEISRVFNAGMAADTRFAMDFVVTNCGDAFDGVSSLVDVAGGTGTAARAIARAFPHIKCTVLDLPSVIDSVPADGVVKYIAGDMMSSSIPKADAVFLKYVFHDWDDEDCVKILKQCKKAIPESGGKVIIVDMVVGSPSKAMYYKDQVLFDLLMMVMTTGKERDEHEWRKIFMDAGFTHHKTRPVLGSMALIELYP, encoded by the exons ATGGCTGAAAACCACCAGTCGTCCGTGCCGGTGGCAACCTCGTACAACGACGAGGTTCTGCAGGCCCACGCCGAGCTATGGAACCTGACCTACGGCTACCTCAAATCCATGGCGCTGGAGTGCGCCGTCAAGCTCGGGATCCCCAACGCCATCAACCGCTGCGGTGGCGCTGCCACGCTGCCCGACCTGCTCGCTGCCCTCCCAGTACCCGAGGGCAGGAAGCCCTACCTGCCTCGCCTCATGAGGTTCCTCGCCGCGTCAGGTATCTTCACCGCCGATGCTCCGGCAACAACAGGGGAGTGCGCAAACGGCGGCGCGACCGCCACCTACCGCCTCACGCCGCTGTCCCGCCTCCTCGTGGACGACGGCACGGGCGCCGGCGCCACGGACCTCTCGCCGTTCGTGCTCTCCCAGACCAACAGGTACCACGTCGCGGCGGCGCTGCACCTCCCCGAGTGGTTCAAGAGCGACGACGCGGCCGAGATGCCGTTCAGGATGGCGAACGGCGCCGACCCGTGGACGGTCTTTTCCCGTGACCCGGAGATAAGCCGGGTCTTCAACGCCGGCATGGCGGCCGACACCCGGTTCGCGATGGACTTCGTCGTCACCAACTGCGGCGACGCGTTCGACGGGGTGAGCTCGCTGGTCGACGTCGCCGGCGGGACGGGCACGGCGGCGAGGGCCATTGCCAGGGCCTTCCCGCACATCAAGTGCACCGTCCTGGACCTCCCCAGCGTGATCGACTCCGTCCCGGCCGACGGCGTGGTCAAGTACATCGCCGGTGACATGATGAGTTCTTCCATCCCGAAGGCTGACGCTGTGTTCCTCAAG TACGTGTTCCATGACTGGGACGACGAGGACTGCGTGAAGATCCTGAAGCAGTGCAAGAAGGCGATCCCGGAATCTGGGGGCAAGGTCATCATCGTGGACATGGTGGTCGGGTCTCCGTCCAAAGCCATGTACTACAAAGACCAGGTCCTGTTCGACCTGCTGATGATGGTGATGACAACAGGCAAGGAGCGCGACGAGCACGAGTGGCGCAAGATTTTCATGGACGCCGGGTTCACTCACCACAAGACAAGGCCTGTTCTCGGGTCCATGGCCCTCATTGAGCTGTACCCTTAA